The Pogona vitticeps strain Pit_001003342236 chromosome 6, PviZW2.1, whole genome shotgun sequence genome contains a region encoding:
- the VKORC1 gene encoding vitamin K epoxide reductase complex subunit 1, with the protein MAVPGWERAARILLCAAGLALSVYAFHVETSKERDASYQAMCDINAAISCSRVFTSRWGRGFGLVAGLLGPHSVFNQPNSIFGIAFYLLQILLGFSNSSLAAITLLGSSVVSIAGSLYLAYILFFVLHDFCVICVTTYVLNFALLFLNYKRLGYLNQTWQHHKAKAKRK; encoded by the exons ATGGCGGTGCCCGGCTGGGAGCGCGCCGCCCGGATCCTGCTCTGCGCCGCGGGCTTGGCGCTGTCTGTTTACGCCTTCCACGTGGAGACCTCCAAGGAGCGGGACGCCTCCTACCAGGCCATGTGCGACATCAACGCGGCCATCAGCTGCTCCCGCGTCTTCACCTCCAG GTGGGGTCGTGGTTTTGGTTTGGTGGCAGGCCTCTTGGGACCTCACAGTGTGTTCAACCAACCTAATAGCATTTTTGGGATTGCATTCTACCTTTTGCAAATACTTCTTG GCTTCTCCAACAGCAGTCTGGCAGCCATTACTCTGTTGGGCTCTTCCGTAGTCTCCATCGCTGGCTCGCTCTACCTGGCCTACATCCTCTTCTTTGTGCTCCATGACTTCTGTGTGATTTGCGTTACTACATACGTCCTTAACTTTGCCCTCCTGTTTCTCAACTACAAGCGACTGGGCTACCTCAACCAGACCTGGCAGCACCAcaaggccaaggccaagaggaaATGA